From a single Maylandia zebra isolate NMK-2024a linkage group LG3, Mzebra_GT3a, whole genome shotgun sequence genomic region:
- the LOC112430709 gene encoding polymeric immunoglobulin receptor isoform X1: MQRLFILTLSLIPWIPAVLCWVTTQKEFIGPEGGSLTVQCRYGSHYADHVKYWCHGGTRIFCEILARTDETSSAKPSEDKVSIFDDPARLMFTVTINDLKETDSGWYSCGVELASRADDVAYTEVKVFHGVSVVNSMVSGEEGSSLTVQCLYTQRFRLSEKKWCRSGDPSSCLSTGSERSYEDTSVTISDDRTGAFTVTLKKLQMRDADWYLCSAGQQQVAVQVQVRPHGSTKPVTSPPTPSQPWNRYRYMLESIVGCSSLLLLVGLAVLARKILRKKASSRFKQTEEIFPDNPKGMRDLQRSK; encoded by the exons ATGCAGCGACTCTTTATACTCACGCTCAGCCTGATACCATGGATCCCAG CTGTTCTCTGCTGGGTGACCACTCAAAAGGAGTTTATTGGCCCGGAGGGTGGATCCCTCACTGTCCAATGTCGATATGGTTCTCACTATGCTGACCATGTCAAATACTGGTGTCATGGGGGGACGAGAATTTTCTGCGAGATCCTGGCCCGAACTGACGAGACCTCCTCGGCCAAGCCAAGTGAAGACAAAGTGAGCATTTTTGACGACCCGGCCCGGTTGATGTTCACAGTGACCATAAACGACCTGAAAGAGACGGACTCTGGGTGGTACTCGTGTGGTGTGGAATTAGCATCAAGGGCTGATGACGTGGCTTACACTGAAGTGAAAGTGTTTCATG GTGTGTCAGTTGTGAACAGCATGGTGAGTGGGGAAGAAGGAAGTAGTCTCACGGTTCAATGCCTTTACACTCAGAGATTCAG ACTAAGTGAGAAGAAGTGGTGTCGGAGCGGAGACCCGAGCTCCTGTCTGTCGACAGGTTCTGAAAGGAGTTACGAAGATACTTCAGTGACCATCAGCGATGACAGAACTGGGGCTTTCACTGTAACCTTAAAGAAGCTGCAGATGAGAGATGCTGACTGGTATTTATGTTCTGCAGGGCAGCAGCAAGTAGCCGTACAGGTTCAGGTCAGACCACACGGCTCTACTA AGCCTGTGACATCCCCACCTACTCCAAGTCAGCCCTGGAACCGTTACCG TTACATGTTGGAGTCTATAGTGGGGTGTTCGTCTCTCCTGCTTCTAGTGGGCTTGGCTGTATTGGCAAGAAAGATACTGCGCA AGAAGGCTTCTTCACGCTTTAAGCAGACGGAAGAGATATTCCCT GATAATCCAAAGGGCATGAGAGACCTGCAACGAAGCAAGTAA
- the LOC143417052 gene encoding C-type mannose receptor 2-like gives MEKKMFCIFLFSGLCHFTFSYQRPLYHFINNPKDWLTAQQYCRDMYTDLATITDEQDLEDLAGLVGSGGPFVYLGLYRDWGWSVSENDDYKEGEPAYWNWASGEPSVQSCASMSATGGWYATPCNSTLSFFCYTALATDVSERFVLITNTMDWLSAQSYCRATYTDLARVQNQQENDLLQALVTNQQVWIGLTRMSWRWSDGSEPSFIPWGLSVITSAQLSDCGVLEVSSNPLGMVQRRYAEKQPFICYTAPRKKTLVQMQLSADVDMTDPGVRESVLKWVKNNLGGTSDDLNVSWWKPPEKKYLLKHQKCPP, from the exons ATGGAGAAGAAGATGTTTTGCATCTTTCTATTCTCTG GTCTGTGCCATTTCACCTTCTCTTACCAACGTCCTCTGTACCACTTTATCAACAACCCTAAAGACTGGCTCACTGCCCAGCAGTACTGTAGAGACATGTACACTGATTTGGCAACCATAACTGATGAGCAGGATTTGGAGGATTTAGCAGGTCTGGTGGGGTCTGGTGGTCCCTTTGTGTACTTAGGTTTGTACAGAGATTGGGGCTGGTCAGTGTCTGAAAATGATGACTACAAAGAAGGAGAACCTGCATACTGGAACTGGGCAAGTGGTGAGCCCAGTGTTCAGTCCTGTGCAAGCATGTCAGCAACAGGGGGATGGTATGCTACACCGTGCAACTCCACTTTAAGCTTCTTCTGCTACACTG caCTTGCCACTGACGTTTCTGAAAGGTTTGTCCTGATCACCAACACCATGGACTGGCTCTCTGCTCAGAGCTACTGCAGGGCTACGTACACAGATCTGGCCCGAGTGCAGAACCAGCAGGAAAATGACCTGCTGCAAGCCTTGGTGACAAACCAGCAGGTGTGGATCGGCTTGACGAGGATGTCCTGGAGGTGGTCTGATGGAAGCGAACCCTCGTTCATACCCTGGGGACTCTCTGTGATAACGTCAGCTCAACTCAGCGATTGTGGTGTGCTTGAGGTCAGCAGCAATCCTCTTGGGATGGTCCAAAGGCGCTATGCTGAAAAACAGCCCTTTATTTGCTACACCG CTCCGCGGAAGAAGACATTGGTGCAAATGCAGCTCAGTGCTGATGTGGACATGACAGACCCGGGTGTGAGGGAGTCTGTCTTGAAATGG GTTAAAAATAACCTGGGCGGTACATCTGATGACCTAAACGTGAGCTGGTGGAAACCTCCAGAAAAGAAATACCTCTTAAAGCATCAGAAATGTCCCCCATAG
- the LOC101466181 gene encoding E3 ubiquitin/ISG15 ligase TRIM25, with protein sequence MASNMLPEKQFYCPVCEQVFTDPVTTPCGHNFCQACIQSKWEGTDVCQCPACDRSFPSRPEISINIAFKELADTFKQMIVCSSAAPLSSAQPGEVVCDVCAATSLQVKALKSCLVCLTSYCESHLEPHKRVVTLKLHKLMEPVKNLQDRMCKKHERLLEMFCRDEQKCVCQFCTETEHRDHKVVSVQDESTERKVLIKKSEADFQEMIQERLKKGEEIKNCLKLSTVSGEMEVKESDRLFTSLIHTIKERETEVNAEIKEKQKAVERRAEELISELQQEITELQRRNTEMEELKNTEDHLHLLQHLPSITSPPPTKEWMEINIPPELCVGTVRRALSKVERTLMNEMENLKKEEMKRMQTYAGMHTFKCINK encoded by the exons ATGGCCTCCAACATGCTACCAGAAAAACAGTTCTACTGTCCCGTCTGTGAGCAGGTGTTCACAGACCCAGTGACGACTCCCTGCGGACACAACTTCTGCCAAGCCTGCATTCAGAGCAAGTGGGAAGGCACTGACGTCTGCCAGTGCCCCGCGTGTGACAGGTCGTTCCCTTCAAGGCCTGAAATAAGCATAAATATAGCTTTCAAAGAGCTCGCAGACACATTCAAACAGATGATAGTCTGCTCATCGGCCGCGCCGCTGTCTTCAGCCCAGCCTGGTGAGGTGGTGTGTGATGTCTGTGCCGCCACGTCCCTGCAGGTGAAAGCACTGAAATCCTGCCTGGTGTGCCTGACATCGTACTGTGAATCCCACCTGGAGCCTCACAAGAGGGTGGTCACCCTGAAGCTGCACAAGCTCATGGAGCCGGTGAAGAACCTGCAGGACAGGATGTGTAAGAAGCACGAGCGGCTGCTGGAGATGTTCTGCAGGGATGAGCAGAAGTGTGTGTGCCAGTTCTGCACTGAGACTGAGCACAGAGATCATAAGGTTGTTTCTGTACAGGATGAGAGCACGGAGAGGAAG GTCCTTATTAAGAAGAGTGAGGCTGACTTTCAGGAGATGATCCAGGAGCGACTGAAGAAAGGGGAGGAGATCAAAAACTGTTTGAAGCTCAGCACG gTAAGTGGAGAGATGGAGGTGAAGGAGAGCGATCGTCTCTTTACGTCTCTGATTCATACCATCAAGGAGAGAGAGACCGAAGTGAATGCAGAGATAAAGGAGAAGCAGAAGGCAGTGGAGAGGAGGGCGGAGGAGCTCATCAGTGAGCTGCAGCAGGAAATCACTGAGCTGCAGAGGAGAAACACGgagatggaggagctgaagaacACTGAGGATCACCTGCACCTCCTGCAG CATTTGCCCTCTATTACATCACCTCCACCCACAAAAGAGTGGATGGAGATCAACATACCACCTGAGCTCTGTGTGGGGACTGTGCGGAGAGCGTTGTCTAAAGTTGAACGGACCCTCATGAATGAAATGGAAAATTTGAAGAAAGAAG AGATGAAGAGGATGCAGACATATGCAGGTATGCACACAtttaaatgcataaataaatag
- the LOC112430709 gene encoding CMRF35-like molecule 8 isoform X2, with the protein MQRLFILTLSLIPWIPAVLCWVTTQKEFIGPEGGSLTVQCRYGSHYADHVKYWCHGGTRIFCEILARTDETSSAKPSEDKVSIFDDPARLMFTVTINDLKETDSGWYSCGVELASRADDVAYTEVKVFHGVSVVNSMVSGEEGSSLTVQCLYTQRFRLSEKKWCRSGDPSSCLSTGSERSYEDTSVTISDDRTGAFTVTLKKLQMRDADWYLCSAGQQQVAVQVQVRPHGSTKPVTSPPTPSQPWNRYREGFFTL; encoded by the exons ATGCAGCGACTCTTTATACTCACGCTCAGCCTGATACCATGGATCCCAG CTGTTCTCTGCTGGGTGACCACTCAAAAGGAGTTTATTGGCCCGGAGGGTGGATCCCTCACTGTCCAATGTCGATATGGTTCTCACTATGCTGACCATGTCAAATACTGGTGTCATGGGGGGACGAGAATTTTCTGCGAGATCCTGGCCCGAACTGACGAGACCTCCTCGGCCAAGCCAAGTGAAGACAAAGTGAGCATTTTTGACGACCCGGCCCGGTTGATGTTCACAGTGACCATAAACGACCTGAAAGAGACGGACTCTGGGTGGTACTCGTGTGGTGTGGAATTAGCATCAAGGGCTGATGACGTGGCTTACACTGAAGTGAAAGTGTTTCATG GTGTGTCAGTTGTGAACAGCATGGTGAGTGGGGAAGAAGGAAGTAGTCTCACGGTTCAATGCCTTTACACTCAGAGATTCAG ACTAAGTGAGAAGAAGTGGTGTCGGAGCGGAGACCCGAGCTCCTGTCTGTCGACAGGTTCTGAAAGGAGTTACGAAGATACTTCAGTGACCATCAGCGATGACAGAACTGGGGCTTTCACTGTAACCTTAAAGAAGCTGCAGATGAGAGATGCTGACTGGTATTTATGTTCTGCAGGGCAGCAGCAAGTAGCCGTACAGGTTCAGGTCAGACCACACGGCTCTACTA AGCCTGTGACATCCCCACCTACTCCAAGTCAGCCCTGGAACCGTTACCG AGAAGGCTTCTTCACGCTTTAA